TAGGGTTTATAGATTAAGACTCACCCTGAACTGACATGGATTTTCAAAGGAGAAGTATATCGGTTGTTGCAATAGAGTTTGACATTTCTTTAGGGGTGACATAACTCCTTTCTTTTGCCAAAGACAAGTACCTGTGTGTTTGATCTGCAGTGTGGGCGGCTCCATCCCCGTTATCTTCTCCTACTTTTCTGAGTTCCAGCCAAGGATGCGGCGAGGGGCCATGATCAGTGCTCTGGCCACGTTCTGGATGGCTGGAAACCTTTTAGCTGCAGGTACAGCATATATCTACTAGCCTGATTCTTTGTTTGAATGTAATGGTTTATCTATCTGAGCTGTGCTCTGCTATTctgtaacactgtgtgtgtaatgtgcttCTGTTCTTTGTCACTGCATGCATATAAAATGGGAAGGTACATTGCCTTACTTTGTGAAGAAAGTTACATGAGACAAGTTTACAAATGATTCATTGACAGTGAATTCAGTGACAGTTTATTGCCCCTGCTTTTTCTATAATACCCTTCTAACTACAGCACAAGAATTCACAAAGTGGGTGAGGCACTGATGTTTCTGTAACcatgtttgtgactgtgtgtacaGGTGCAGCCTGGTTGATCATCCCCAAGACATTTCTGCATATTGAGCTAGGATGGTTGGACTTCCAAAGTTGGAGGGTGTTTGTGGTGGTATGCTCCATCCCCAGCTTAACCTCAGCCCTCATCTTCAGGCTGGTCATGCCAGAGAGCCCCCGCTTCTTAATGGAGGTAGCCCCATGGCCCTTCCATGTGGTTTCCTCAAGCAGGAAATGTTTCTGTTTACACAGTGTTCCCTGTGTTGCTGGAGGTATAGGTTACTCTTCAGGAAATGGGCATAAGTGAAGACAGCTCAGCTCAGCATAGCTCAGCTGGTTCTAAGATGCTTGTTTGTGGATGAATTTGGGTCTGGTCTACAATGGATCCCTTTTGCTGGaattccattttatttccttGTGGCCACCTGATTGTCACTACTTATCTTGAAGGACACATGCTAAATTGTAGCTATAATATTCTGTTATTCCCACTTTTAAAGAAggtgattttaatatgaaatctTATTTGAGTTctataatgtttatatttatactgacaAAAATTCACTACACTTCAGTCTAAAAACGTGCCTTAATTTTGTTAAGAATCGAGCTGTTTAACTACTAAAAATTGACTATTGTCAATGTTCTCTATTCAATTAGagattattattactacataaTTATGTTGCACAGTAATTCATATACATATGAATTACTAGCTATAGTAattcatatgtatatatttgtattcaaACACTAGCTGTTTATTATATGCACATTGTTTTGTAGCAAAGGTTCAAGGAACTTTTAtgtcgtgtctgtgtgtgtctgtgtctgtgtgtgtctgtgtctgtgtgtgtctgtgtctgtgtctgtgtctgtgtctgtgtctgtgtctgtgtgtgtgtgtgtgtgtgtgtgtgtgtgtgtgtgtgtgtgtgtgtgtgtgtgtgtgtgtgtgtgtgtgtggctaactCAGGctggcagagaggaggaggcacTGACTGTGTTCCAGTGGATGTACAAACTCAACCACCGAGGAGATCTCAATTCATTCCCAGTACGACAATGTGTTATGCTTAACCATGTAATGTTGTCTTACATGCCATTTActtatgttttaatgtttcacattacagagtgatttacaaataaCGAACAGAATGAAGTCGGCTCATCAAGCTTGCCTGTTGGAGCTTTGTAGCCCTGTTGAAACAAACACTGATATATATGGTTGAATAAATATAATTGCAAAACTTTCACTTATTGGATAAATTGGCATGGAAGCCCTCTGTTTACTTTAGTTACCTAGTGCATGCACACGTTCTTTAATAATGAACAGAGTTGGGTTGTTTGCATGTTCATAGGCTGCTGGGCTAGTTATCCCTAGAGAAGATGGGGACAAAGGGGATCCGAGGATCAGAGTTCGATGCTCTCAGGGTATATATCATTCTGTTAAACGGGTAAGTACTGACCCATCTATCCTTGTTCTTGTTTTAGAGAGAGTCTTTATATTTACAGATGGACTTTACACAATCAGTACCTAGAATCATATGTCACTGGGATGTGTCTTGATTTGGGGACTCGAAAGGATTCTATAGCTGACTGACTTCCAGACATTGAGATTTCTGAAATGATGTCTAGTGGAAAAGGGGATCTTGGACTGAAGTGGAATCTGATATCTATCTGCAGATATGTATATAGTTCATTGTATAATATTAGCCCCATATGAactttctgctgttgttttctctgtgccCCAGGGGCTGGCTCCAATCACACAGCTGTTTGTAAGCCCTTTGACCTCCAGAAGCATTGCCCTGCTCATCATTTTCTATTGTATATCATTTGGGTATGTATGGAAAAAAGGACTTGTTAGTTTTGtataatatatctatacacGTACTCATTTAAACTCTTGAACCCTACGCTTATTAATTAACTAGATTATACAGTAACTACATCAAAGCTGATGTGAATAAATCTTCGAGTTGTAGATTTTATGGTTTGTGGATGTGGCTTCCTGAGCTCTTCAAGAGGGCTGAAGCTGGAGGTTCTCCATGTTCCAACATGTCTGAAGCTCAAAGCTATGAGAATAAGAGCTGCTATCCAGTCAAAACTGCAGGTGTGACATTTAAACTATCAATCAATACTGTTTCAGTGTTTCCAGAATAAGAAATATCCATACTTCCTGTTTACAGTGTACATGGAGGGCTTTATAACTGCAGCATCCAACCTCCCTGGAAGCATCTTCACCATCCTGCTGATGGATGTAGTGGGAGGGAAGATCCTCCTCGGTGAGTAAACATCCAGGCACCTAGTTTCTCTTGAGGTAACCTGCTGTGAGTATACAAAACTCCTATTGTGTTCCCTCCCTTTATCAAGCTTTGCTTATAGTTAAACTTTACTGGTCACTAAAAAGGCTCATTTAAATGGTCATCTGAGCTcatgttgaaatatttatttgttgtctCTCAGCTGGGAGTCTGCTGGTGTCCAGTCTGAGTGTTTTCCTGATTTATGAGGTAAAAACTAAAGGCCAGAGTTTCTTGATGTcgtgtgtgttcagtggggtCTCTGTCATCTCTTGGAATGCTCTGGATGTTATCAGCACTGAGCTCTATCCCACACATTTACGGTAACTACCCTCACTGCCACCATGGTACACATACACTGCACCTCTATACAGTTTTATCTCTCATTAGTCAACCTTACTAAACTCAAAATGGCCTGtcaatgttcatttgtttatctAGTTTCTAATTTAACAATAATATTCATATCAATCATACAAGGGCTAAAGTAGAATGAGTGTACCCTATCCCTTAGCCTGTCCTCTGGGAATACATTTGGGTTTGTTTCCATATTGGCTATGTATATATGACATGAGTCTAATGTTATTACATTCTCTTTTAGGTCCTCTTCCCTGGGCTTCTTCAATGGAGTGGGCCGCGTAGCAGCAATCATGGCAAATGTTGTTTTTGGGCAACTGGTGGACTCTAACTGCGCACTGCCTATTGTGCTGGTAGCAGCTCTACTGCTAACTGGCAGCCTAGCAGCTCTACATCTGCCTCCCACTAAACAGACAGAACTGACATGAAACACACGTGcatgaaattaacaaaaaccaacacacacacttcacctgaaTAAACACAAAGTCCATGTGGACATTGGCTTCCTTAAAAGCCTGTGCCACAGGCATTATTGGGATCCTACAATCTATTCAGTCTGGTGGTAGCTAGCAAAGATTTCCAGGTGGATTTTCTGACTAGAGCTACtaaaatcaaataattaaaatctgGCCTCCATTTGTGAAAGAGTCAGGATGTTCCAAAGCATAGCTATTCACACAACCTAAACATCACAGCAAGAACACATGTTGGGGTCCAGTGCTTTCAGTCACTCTAGGCTCTTGTTGGATTGAGCTACTCAGGTTCTACCACATCAATGAGATAAAGCCAGAAGCAGATCTCCTAGCAGAATGCAGGCTTCATGCTTACAGAAAAGTCTCTCTTTGAAACAGTCACATTATACTTATCAACCAACAGCTAATTAATTAGCCTTGTGTAATTGCACTTACCACCtgttaacacatttttttattttataataaacaataaatgttttagaATTGTTATTAAATAAGGCATTTCATTTTTTGACCAGTAAATCATATGCAGTATTTTTATCTGCAACAATAGGACCAAGGAATATGTAGAAAAATAGTGaaatcatttttttctgatatcATACTTGTAATGTGACTCTAAACCAGTGTTCtctgaaatatgtttttcaacggaaataaaatgaacagaCTGGTAATGCTTCAACAACTTTATTGTGCCCAACTGGAACAACCTCCACTTTAGGTAACTATGGCAACACTTGCAGACCAATGAGGTAGAGAATTTTAAACTCTAAAAAGCAGCTGGGCCAGGCAACAGGTTCAGCACAACAAACCTAATGGAAAGAGCATAAGGGAGAAAGGCAGACCGAAAGACATAGACATGACATTAGGTCTTTGGCACAGAACTTTAGATCTAAATAAAAATGGGGAGTTGGgctgcattttatttataatgattCACAATAAATAGACCTGGTTAACAGTTAGTCCTACAATCAGCAGAAACAACAGTACTGGCAAGGAAATTAAAGGGTCATGCTTTCAATGAGTCTGCCTGTCCCAATCTACAGAAGTCCAAGAGTACAAGAGGGGGATTTACAACCACCATCTCCTGTGTCCCCCAAGTGCAAATTAAAAAAGTGCAACAATTTGATTAAAACTATGTACAGTGAACAATCTCAGAGGTCAAAGTTCTTTCCAATGTTGTTACCATATATAACTGATCGTTGATTGCAAGAATATTGCTAAGCAGCAGTGGCATCCAACAAAGTGAGACTTGATAAGGGGAGCTGCTGTGTAGCCAGCTCATGCATCAACCAGGTTATGTTGcttgttaattaaaaaaaaataataataataattcaaaacCACAAATACCCCCAGGTAGTTAAAACTACATAGCAAATACTAACTAAAAATACCAGAGAGTGCAAATCTGGTTATATTCCCATGTCTCAATCTAATACTACACATAAAAGAggtaaaacatgttaaaaatacaGGTTAAATTAACTCCAAACTCTAAAATAAACAAGGCAGTTGACATGCCGCAAAAAAAATAAGGTACTGGCAAAACCAGTGAAAATAAGAGGCTTCCAGACCTGTATGTTGAATTTAGATGTAAGGtattcaaaaacaaactaaaattgTGGAACagctctaaaaataaaatttctgCTACCTGCAGAAATCTGGGGTTATTTCCATGGTGACTGTTGTCTGGGTAACTGTGCAAATGGGTCACCATCGCCCAGACCCTCACTCTGCATAGTGCCTTAGTGAACAAGTAAACAGCGAAAATATAGAAAGCAGTGCAATACGTGAACTTTCTACAGTATTTCTCCCGGGGACTCTATCAACTCTGGAGAGGGGATGGCACAGCTAACCTCCCAGGGCCCGGTGAGCCCACGCCTGGCACCTCAGTCCTGGAGCCTCTGGGTTAGCAGCAGAGATATGGATGCTGCTGTCTGTTTAGCACGAGTGGATGCTCTTCTGGTTGCGCATGAGGGGCCGGTGACTGCTCAACACATCCATTGAGTGCTGCCAGTGCCAGCAGGAGCGGCAATAATACTTAAAACATGCCTAAAAGTGCATCAGAGAAACATGAATTAGTCAGAGGAGAGACAGTTTTACATGCATCATATTCACTGCCTACTGCCATTGACCCTAAATACAAAGGGTTATATAGATTTTAATTCACAAATAGAGCTATTcaacacaaccactgaacaaAATAGTAGACACAAACACTTTAGGACTGTTGGTGCATCCAGGCCTCAACCTGTAAATTTTACGAGGGGACCATGTCAACGCTGTTCTAATGGTTATTGAAGAACTGTGGTTTGAAGGGAGTAGCACCTTCCTGGTCTCAAATTTATGGTTTTGGCTTTAACACATGCAAGTATTGCTGTATGACTCTGGTGGGACAGTGGTACATCACTATAGATCAGGGATTATAGCAGCACTCTCTCACCTGGTCTCTGCAGAAGAATGGCCCCGGCTGATGAGTACACACTTCGCACATGGAGTCATCAAGGTAAGGGTCAATCTGAACCTAAAACAGGTGAAAAGACCAAATCATGAAGTGGCAGATTTACTTAAGTGAGGAACAAAGAAACAGGTTGTAGTCTGTCCAAGATGATGAAGTGGATGCAGAAGGTACTCAGTGCTCTCTGTGCATACTTCCTCTCTTACCTTCTTGGTGAACTTGGAGGTCTTGATCTCCACAAATGCGGCACTCACTGCTTTTAGGTAGCTCTTCTGGTTCCTGAAGGT
This region of Electrophorus electricus isolate fEleEle1 chromosome 2, fEleEle1.pri, whole genome shotgun sequence genomic DNA includes:
- the sv2 gene encoding synaptic vesicle glycoprotein 2B isoform X2 codes for the protein MSQLYVEAYGDTAREPLLAASSNIVTTSHDSDNEGDVVFERTLDASNDHRKLSYEEAVEEAGFGLSHGLLLVVCGWANASDAVEILCVSFLLPTARCDMQLSSADMGLLTASIFLVLMTDSRWSYFLCSVGGSIPVIFSYFSEFQPRMRRGAMISALATFWMAGNLLAAGAAWLIIPKTFLHIELGWLDFQSWRVFVVVCSIPSLTSALIFRLVMPESPRFLMEAGREEEALTVFQWMYKLNHRGDLNSFPAAGLVIPREDGDKGDPRIRVRCSQGIYHSVKRGLAPITQLFVSPLTSRSIALLIIFYCISFGFYGLWMWLPELFKRAEAGGSPCSNMSEAQSYENKSCYPVKTAVYMEGFITAASNLPGSIFTILLMDVVGGKILLAGSLLVSSLSVFLIYEVKTKGQSFLMSCVFSGVSVISWNALDVISTELYPTHLRSSSLGFFNGVGRVAAIMANVVFGQLVDSNCALPIVLVAALLLTGSLAALHLPPTKQTELT
- the sv2 gene encoding synaptic vesicle glycoprotein 2B isoform X3, translating into MSQLYVEAYGDTAREPLLAASSNIVTTSHDSDNEGDVVFERTLDASNDHRKLSYEEAVEEAGFGLSHGLLLVVCGWANASDAVEILCVSFLLPTARCDMQLSSADMGLLTASIFLGMMLGGYMWGYLADQTGRQRVLAISLAVNGIFGAVASLAQSFWLFLLLRILSGIGVGGSIPVIFSYFSEFQPRMRRGAMISALATFWMAGNLLAAGAAWLIIPKTFLHIELGWLDFQSWRVFVVVCSIPSLTSALIFRLVMPESPRFLMEAGREEEALTVFQWMYKLNHRGDLNSFPAAGLVIPREDGDKGDPRIRVRCSQGIYHSVKRGLAPITQLFVSPLTSRSIALLIIFYCISFGFYGLWMWLPELFKRAEAGGSPCSNMSEAQSYENKSCYPVKTAVYMEGFITAASNLPGSIFTILLMDVVGGKILLAGSLLVSSLSVFLIYEVLFPGLLQWSGPRSSNHGKCCFWATGGL
- the sv2 gene encoding synaptic vesicle glycoprotein 2B isoform X1 → MSQLYVEAYGDTAREPLLAASSNIVTTSHDSDNEGDVVFERTLDASNDHRKLSYEEAVEEAGFGLSHGLLLVVCGWANASDAVEILCVSFLLPTARCDMQLSSADMGLLTASIFLGMMLGGYMWGYLADQTGRQRVLAISLAVNGIFGAVASLAQSFWLFLLLRILSGIGVGGSIPVIFSYFSEFQPRMRRGAMISALATFWMAGNLLAAGAAWLIIPKTFLHIELGWLDFQSWRVFVVVCSIPSLTSALIFRLVMPESPRFLMEAGREEEALTVFQWMYKLNHRGDLNSFPAAGLVIPREDGDKGDPRIRVRCSQGIYHSVKRGLAPITQLFVSPLTSRSIALLIIFYCISFGFYGLWMWLPELFKRAEAGGSPCSNMSEAQSYENKSCYPVKTAVYMEGFITAASNLPGSIFTILLMDVVGGKILLAGSLLVSSLSVFLIYEVKTKGQSFLMSCVFSGVSVISWNALDVISTELYPTHLRSSSLGFFNGVGRVAAIMANVVFGQLVDSNCALPIVLVAALLLTGSLAALHLPPTKQTELT